The Corylus avellana chromosome ca8, CavTom2PMs-1.0 genome has a segment encoding these proteins:
- the LOC132189373 gene encoding uncharacterized protein LOC132189373 yields the protein MSAVEAEKKVDGVEEERGGELLFCGATSWDTVGRRKGLEGNLVSPTRLRPLVGVDIRFVASGCASCHCVALDVEGRCYTWGRNEKGQLGHGDTIQRDRPTVVSELLKYKVVRAGAGRSHTVVVTSEGTSLAFGWNKHGQLGSGSARNEIESSPIRCLVSEVKNIACGAEFTVWLSSVEGATILTAGLPQYGQLGHGTDNEYNTKDSSVKLAYEAQPRPRAIASLAGETIVKVACGLNHTVAVDSNGYVYTWGFGGYGRLGHREQKDEWAPRRVDIFQKHNVVPPNAVISAGSLNSACTAGGGQLYMWGKIKSAGDDWMYPKPLMDLSGWNLRCMDSGNMHHFVGADSSCISWGHAQYGELGFGPNGQKSSAMPKKVDILEGMHVISVACGMGHSMVVVDRTNVGDRLDQLDVYDGKTSGEGSVEPEIEAPVAKQTPKKGAAKASNNSKKRKKSKDSSDSEEEDSDDDSENGEEQVNGQAEEKKRGGNASGRGQGKGANKATRGRGRPPSANKSSQPSQGKTGKRGRPRKSS from the exons ATGTCGGCGGTGGAAGCGGAGAAGAAGGTTGATGGGGTGGAGGAGGAGAGGGGGGGAGAACTCTTGTTCTGCGGTGCCACGTCTTGGGACACGGTTGGTAGGCGCAAGGGTCTCGAGGGCAACCTGGTCTCGCCGACTCGGCTTCGCCCACTCGTCGGCGTTGACATCCGATTCGTCGCTTCGGGTTGCG CATCGTGTCATTGCGTGGCGTTGGATGTTGAAGGGCGTTGCTACACGTGGGGGCGCAATGAG AAGGGACAACTTGGCCACGGAGATACAATTCAGCGGGATAGGCCGACTGTGGTTTCTGAACTTTTAAA GTACAAAGTTGTGAGAGCTGGAGCAGGGAGGAGTCATACAGTAGTGGTTACTTCAGAAGGAACTTCCCTCGCCTTTGGCTGGAACAAACATGGACAGTTGGGTTCAGGCTCAGCACGAAATG AAATCGAGTCATCTCCTATCCGCTGTCTTGTGTCTGAAGTTAAAAATATTGCTTGTGGAGCTGAATTCACTGTGTGGTTATCTTCTGTTGAAGGAGCTACTATACT TACTGCAGGTCTTCCACAATATGGACAACTTGGGCATGGAACAGACAATGAG TATAACACTAAAGACAGCTCAGTGAAGCTTGCCTATGAAGCGCAACCACGCCCTAGAGCAATAGCTTCTCTTGCTGGGGAAACCATTGTCAAAGTTGCATGTGGGCTGAACCATACTG TGGCAGTGGATTCAAATGGTTATGTTTACAC GTGGGGCTTTGGCGGTTATGGAAG GCTCGGACATAGGGAGCAGAAGGATGAGTGGGCCCCTCGCCGTGTTGATATCTTTCAAAAGCACAATGTTGTACCTCCAAATGCAGTGATTTCAGCTGGTTCTCTTAACTCTGCTTGCACTGCAG GTGGAGGGCAGCTCTATATGTGGGGCAAAATAAAGAGCGCCGGTGATGACTGGATGTATCCTAAGCCTCTCATGGATTTAAG TGGTTGGAATTTACGTTGCATGGATTCAGGTAATATGCACCATTTTGTTGGTGCTGATTCCTCCTGCATTAGTTGGGGCCACGCTCAATATGGAGAGCTGGGATTTGGTCCTAATGGGCAGAA ATCTTCTGCAATGCCCAAAAAGGTAGATATTCTTGAGGGCATGCATGTTATCAG TGTTGCATGCGGAATGGGACATTCCATGGTTGTTGTTGATAGAACAAATGTTGGTGACCGACTTGACCAG cttgATGTATATGATGGCAAAACTTCTGGTGAAG GAAGTGTGGAACCTGAAATTGAAGCTCCTGTTGCCAAGCAAACTCCTAAAAAGGGTGCTGCTAAAGCTTCTAATAACtccaagaagaggaagaagtcaAAAGATTCATCTGACTCAGAAGAAGAGGATAGTGATGATGACAGTGAAAATGGTGAAGAACAGGTCAATGGGCAGGCGGAAGAGAAAAAGCGAGGCGGGAATGCTTCTGGTAGAGGTCAAGGTAAGGGTGCTAATAAAGCCACCCGTGGGCGTGGTCGCCCTCCTTCGGCAAATAAAAGTTCACAGCCTTCCCAAGGGAAAACCGGTAAAAGAGGAAGGCCCCGGAAGTCGTCATAA